The uncultured Desulfobulbus sp. genome window below encodes:
- the purL gene encoding phosphoribosylformylglycinamidine synthase — MAPSVTQLHRQLTPHFAYCFNIESSRPLENQEMERLRLILADGFLMETVSRQPQLTGERVVEVGPRMNFATAWSSNMVSICRAVGLDVVTRVERSRRYLVDQDEDMETFIAKNHDRMTECVYDKPLTTFETGVQPEPVYEVDLKTKGADGLLDIPGISMDEWDRELYYDYFVNKCQRNPTIVEIMDLNNANSEHSRHGFFRGKQVIDGEHYDKPLFKVVTETLDANPKGSIIAFKDNSSVIQGFELTTLLPQQPGNPSPLKEANVEYHPLLTAETHNFPTGVAPFPGAETGTGGRIRDVQGTGRGGFVMAGTAGYCVANLHIPDYQLNWENDYACPDSLAPALEIEIEASNGASDYGNKFGEPLIQGFTRSFDLRLESGERWGFLKPIMFTGGIGQIDNRHTEKKDAIKGMIIVQVGGPAYRVGFGGGAASSMMQGENESSLDFDAVQRGDAEMEQKMNRVLRACNEMGDKSLIDVIHDQGAGGPANVLKELVEHAGGRVEIRNIRVGDPTMSVLEIYVAEYQERVGLLISPENIEQFQQICTREKVACEVLGEVTGDLKFIVHDDQDDTNPVDIDIPDLLGKIPQKTFTDNRTQQELSPFVPPKDLDVREALNRVLRLVSVGSKRFLTNKVDRAVTGLIAQQQCCGPLQLTVADVAVVAQSHFGHTGIASAIGEQPIKMLVDPAAGARMAVGEALTNLVWAKIEDLEQVKCSANWMWAPKLAGEGAALRDAAEAMAAAMIELGVAVDGGKDSLSMATKVEDEMVKSPRELVVSLYAAMGDIRKKVTPDIKEAGSVLLLVDLADGRNRLGGSALAQTCGTIGNEVPDMDDPTRLKNGFLAIQSLINEGIILSGHDRSDGGLITTLLEMAFAGNCGLNLALNGSDSILETLFSEELGLVIECQWSHLAQVKERFERYQIPCSVLGSSQVKQAVTIQFNGELVLDDSMVLLRQWWEETSYQLERLQMNPECADAEKVNCMDRKGPEYSLSFVPEPTTPAILTKADKPKVIILRDEGSNSDREMSSAFYSAGFEPWDVTMTDLLAKRVNLADFRGIAAVGGFSYADVPESAKGWAATIRFNKRLQAEFHEFYNRPDTFTLGICNGCQLFGLLGWVPWLGIEAERQPRFIHNLSRRFESRWSTVKVLKSNAIMLQGMEELVFGIHVDHGEGYLHFPDEQIRERVWKELMAAVVYVDDTGNPTEAYPFNPNGSPGGLTGLCSPDGRHLAMMPHPERTFLTWQAHWVPESMKGLPVSPWLKMFQNAYEWCMK; from the coding sequence TGACCACCTTTGAAACTGGTGTCCAGCCAGAACCTGTCTACGAGGTGGACCTGAAAACCAAAGGAGCGGATGGTCTCCTTGATATTCCAGGTATCTCCATGGATGAGTGGGACCGCGAGCTGTACTACGACTACTTTGTGAACAAGTGCCAGCGCAACCCCACCATTGTCGAGATCATGGATCTCAACAATGCCAACTCCGAGCACTCCCGCCATGGTTTTTTCCGGGGGAAACAGGTTATTGATGGAGAACACTATGACAAGCCACTTTTTAAAGTGGTCACCGAAACACTTGACGCCAACCCGAAAGGCAGCATTATTGCTTTTAAGGATAACTCCAGTGTTATTCAAGGGTTCGAGCTCACCACCCTGCTGCCCCAACAGCCAGGCAATCCATCACCGCTCAAAGAGGCCAACGTCGAGTACCACCCGCTCTTAACTGCCGAGACCCACAATTTCCCCACCGGTGTAGCGCCCTTTCCTGGTGCTGAAACCGGAACCGGTGGACGCATTCGTGACGTCCAGGGGACCGGCCGCGGTGGGTTTGTCATGGCGGGTACAGCGGGCTACTGCGTGGCCAACCTCCATATTCCCGACTATCAGCTCAACTGGGAAAACGACTATGCCTGTCCCGACAGCTTGGCCCCTGCCCTGGAAATTGAAATCGAGGCCAGTAACGGTGCCTCGGATTACGGGAACAAATTCGGTGAACCGCTCATTCAGGGCTTTACCCGCTCCTTTGACCTGCGCCTGGAAAGTGGTGAACGGTGGGGCTTTCTCAAACCCATCATGTTCACCGGCGGTATCGGCCAGATTGATAACCGTCATACCGAAAAAAAGGATGCCATTAAAGGGATGATCATCGTTCAGGTGGGCGGCCCTGCCTATCGGGTCGGCTTTGGTGGTGGTGCTGCCTCCTCGATGATGCAGGGAGAGAACGAATCCAGCCTCGACTTCGATGCCGTCCAACGTGGTGATGCGGAGATGGAGCAGAAGATGAACCGTGTCCTCCGGGCCTGCAACGAGATGGGCGACAAGAGCCTGATCGATGTAATCCATGACCAGGGTGCCGGTGGCCCGGCCAACGTGCTCAAAGAGTTGGTGGAACATGCCGGTGGCCGGGTGGAAATTCGCAACATCCGTGTTGGTGACCCGACCATGTCCGTGCTTGAGATCTATGTGGCCGAGTACCAGGAGCGGGTTGGCCTCTTGATCAGCCCGGAGAACATCGAGCAGTTTCAACAGATCTGTACCCGTGAAAAGGTTGCCTGCGAGGTGTTAGGTGAAGTAACCGGTGATCTGAAATTCATTGTCCATGACGATCAGGATGACACCAATCCCGTCGACATCGACATCCCCGACTTACTAGGTAAAATTCCGCAAAAAACCTTTACCGACAACCGGACACAGCAGGAGCTGTCCCCCTTTGTCCCCCCAAAAGATTTGGATGTCCGCGAGGCCCTGAACCGGGTCCTGCGCCTGGTGTCGGTTGGCTCCAAACGCTTCCTCACCAATAAGGTAGACCGGGCGGTAACCGGACTCATCGCCCAACAGCAATGCTGTGGCCCGCTGCAATTGACCGTGGCCGATGTGGCGGTGGTGGCTCAGAGCCATTTTGGTCACACCGGTATTGCCAGCGCCATTGGTGAACAACCGATCAAAATGTTGGTTGATCCGGCTGCGGGTGCCCGTATGGCAGTGGGCGAGGCACTGACCAACCTGGTTTGGGCCAAGATCGAAGACCTGGAGCAGGTAAAATGCTCGGCCAACTGGATGTGGGCCCCAAAACTCGCAGGTGAAGGTGCGGCCCTACGCGATGCTGCCGAGGCCATGGCTGCGGCCATGATTGAACTCGGGGTTGCAGTGGATGGCGGTAAGGACAGCCTTTCCATGGCCACCAAGGTTGAAGACGAGATGGTCAAGTCACCGCGTGAGCTGGTTGTCTCGCTCTATGCGGCCATGGGCGATATACGAAAAAAAGTGACGCCAGACATCAAAGAGGCCGGCTCTGTCCTCCTGCTGGTTGACCTGGCAGATGGCAGGAATCGCCTGGGAGGCAGTGCCCTGGCTCAGACCTGCGGGACCATTGGCAATGAAGTTCCGGATATGGACGATCCGACCCGTTTGAAAAATGGATTTCTTGCGATCCAGTCACTTATCAACGAAGGCATCATCCTTTCCGGACACGACCGCAGTGACGGCGGTTTGATCACCACCCTGCTGGAAATGGCCTTTGCCGGTAACTGTGGTTTAAATCTTGCTCTGAATGGTTCAGATTCTATCCTGGAGACGCTCTTTTCCGAGGAGCTGGGCCTGGTGATTGAGTGTCAATGGAGCCACCTGGCCCAGGTGAAGGAACGCTTTGAGCGCTACCAGATCCCCTGCTCTGTTCTGGGATCAAGCCAGGTCAAACAGGCCGTGACCATTCAGTTCAATGGCGAACTGGTCCTGGATGACTCCATGGTCCTGCTGCGCCAGTGGTGGGAAGAAACGAGCTACCAGCTGGAGCGGTTGCAGATGAATCCGGAATGCGCAGATGCGGAAAAGGTTAACTGCATGGACCGCAAGGGACCGGAATATAGTCTGAGCTTTGTCCCAGAGCCGACCACACCTGCGATTTTGACCAAAGCTGATAAGCCCAAGGTTATTATTCTTCGGGATGAGGGCTCCAACTCTGATCGAGAAATGAGCTCCGCCTTTTACAGCGCGGGTTTCGAGCCCTGGGATGTCACCATGACCGACCTCTTGGCCAAACGGGTCAATCTGGCCGATTTCCGTGGTATTGCAGCGGTGGGCGGCTTCTCCTATGCCGACGTGCCGGAGAGTGCCAAAGGCTGGGCTGCCACCATTCGTTTCAACAAACGATTGCAGGCTGAGTTCCACGAATTTTACAACCGCCCCGACACCTTCACCCTCGGTATCTGCAACGGTTGCCAGTTGTTCGGCCTGCTGGGATGGGTTCCCTGGTTGGGAATCGAGGCCGAGCGTCAGCCCCGCTTTATTCACAATCTGAGTCGTCGTTTTGAATCACGCTGGAGCACGGTGAAGGTCCTCAAAAGCAACGCTATCATGCTCCAGGGAATGGAAGAGCTGGTTTTTGGAATCCATGTGGACCATGGCGAGGGCTACCTGCACTTCCCGGATGAACAAATTCGCGAGCGGGTCTGGAAGGAACTGATGGCAGCCGTGGTCTACGTGGATGATACCGGTAATCCCACCGAGGCCTACCCTTTTAACCCCAACGGATCCCCTGGCGGACTCACCGGCCTATGCTCCCCCGATGGGCGTCATCTGGCTATGATGCCGCATCCCGAGCGGACCTTCCTCACCTGGCAGGCCCATTGGGTGCCGGAATCAATGAAAGGACTTCCAGTCAGCCCTTGGCTGAAAATGTTTCAGAATGCGTATGAGTGGTGCATGAAATAA